One window of Desulfobacca acetoxidans DSM 11109 genomic DNA carries:
- a CDS encoding ATP-binding protein gives MMKKFTTKPKVFRSSPGYAGTPQFESKSWVYLGRLGEAGALTDVRFDTDMAHVVALFGKRGSGKSYTLGTLLEGLCTQHHESTIASNPRNKSILLFDTLGVFQWMSILLKEDSQKEILKEQFALRRGWPVKPEPLDIAIWIPKGTRTSGTPADHLEFSVDCSDFAAEDWGYLLGLDIYQDRMGQLLNDAYIKVTLEGWSDNNRRYKPKPQYSIEELISCVKNDVELNTAYQGETLRAVLQQLMTYRRNPLFEHQGTTLQEFLKPGRMSVIVMNKMSDELRLIVMSALLRRLIALRVKASEAEKHLKILENITNQEKADLQEVLANSVPSTWVCIDEAQNILPAERRTSATDIIVKYVREGRNYGLSFMVATQQPTAIDPRILAQVDTLIVHKLTVQGDIDYIRKNIKSNLPEEVKYANSVLDFSQLLRSLDVGQAVVSNTETERAFVMDVRPRISVHGGF, from the coding sequence ATGATGAAAAAGTTTACCACCAAGCCGAAAGTTTTTCGATCCTCGCCGGGATATGCCGGTACTCCTCAATTCGAAAGTAAGAGCTGGGTTTATCTCGGGAGGCTGGGGGAGGCCGGAGCTTTGACAGATGTCCGGTTCGACACTGACATGGCTCATGTGGTGGCTCTGTTTGGCAAACGGGGGTCCGGGAAATCATATACTTTGGGGACCCTTTTGGAGGGTCTGTGCACTCAACACCATGAATCCACCATTGCCAGCAATCCCCGAAATAAATCCATCCTACTTTTTGACACGTTAGGCGTATTCCAATGGATGAGCATCCTCTTAAAGGAAGACAGCCAGAAAGAAATTTTAAAAGAACAATTCGCCCTGCGTCGGGGCTGGCCCGTTAAGCCGGAACCGTTAGACATCGCCATTTGGATTCCGAAAGGGACCCGGACCTCTGGCACTCCTGCCGATCACTTAGAATTCTCCGTCGATTGCTCCGACTTTGCGGCGGAAGACTGGGGCTATCTTTTAGGGTTGGATATTTATCAGGATAGGATGGGGCAGCTTTTAAATGATGCCTATATCAAGGTAACTCTTGAGGGTTGGAGCGACAATAACCGACGGTATAAACCAAAACCCCAATATTCCATTGAAGAGCTCATCTCATGTGTAAAAAACGACGTTGAACTCAATACTGCCTATCAGGGTGAAACTCTGAGGGCAGTGCTGCAACAACTTATGACTTATCGGCGCAACCCTCTCTTTGAACATCAAGGCACCACTTTGCAGGAGTTTTTAAAACCTGGCCGCATGAGCGTTATCGTTATGAATAAGATGTCCGATGAGTTGCGGCTTATCGTGATGTCAGCTCTTCTGCGGCGTTTGATTGCTTTGAGAGTTAAAGCTTCGGAGGCCGAGAAGCACCTTAAAATTTTAGAAAATATAACTAACCAAGAAAAAGCCGATCTCCAAGAAGTGCTTGCTAATTCTGTGCCCTCAACCTGGGTGTGCATTGATGAAGCCCAAAATATCTTGCCTGCGGAAAGGCGCACCTCTGCCACAGATATTATTGTCAAGTATGTAAGAGAGGGCCGGAACTACGGCCTATCTTTTATGGTGGCCACTCAGCAGCCAACCGCCATAGACCCGAGAATCTTAGCTCAAGTTGATACCCTGATAGTGCACAAATTAACTGTTCAGGGAGATATAGATTATATTCGGAAAAATATAAAGTCCAACCTTCCCGAGGAAGTAAAATACGCCAACTCGGTTCTTGATTTCAGTCAACTGCTACGTAGTCTCGATGTGGGCCAGGCAGTAGTTTCCAACACGGAAACCGAGCGAGCCTTTGTTATGGATGTGCGACCCCGTATTAGCGTCCACGGAGGTTTTTAA
- a CDS encoding HsdM family class I SAM-dependent methyltransferase: protein MNTHVGEIFQRFLALFPSEADALLSIEQIQSADAIASTKTPYFTVLIKGRHSQGDEPLAMVLMTLPSLSAEDHAILDFASRRARAYKAPFFLTWTLRQAILWRTPKPGIPASRDSLEKVKQYPELFEVDATEQHQQSEPVKLTILNRGKELIRDLESLHKNEALELVQLDATYFVGRLLEAVHTLLPLVSASIHQRLQHEIQFNKEISAWAVKQAIAGSPSDPEFAQAIARQIIYRLLGKVLFYQSLRRSARHLPKLELDRVDTSQVLPTLRAAFTQALAIDYHAVFEEDVPDRLQWPSQASLELAKLIGDFNTRDFAHLPQDVVGNVFERLIPPEERHGLGQYFTSENLCDFIAAFCIRSPHDTVLDPSCGTGTFLIRAYDRLRWLGRHDHTKLLSQIWGVDIGPFPAELATINLFRQRISEHGNFPRIICQDFFRITPGECFPFPPPKMDLDNPQTIEEPFPQFEAIIGNFPYVSADRIEKYEAGYLDFIRRRLLNGWFEDYPQLFCHKNQNAQIKFERDIAENRHKRNDYQKNGLQIHISTYADLYVYLFFHAARFLKPGGRMGIVTSNAWLDVNYGFELQKFFLQYFKIAAILESRCEPWFTEAAVNTIVTILERCDVPQDRDAHLVRFVKVKRALNDLIPGDPVIEALPRWQHLTGLVHHLEKAGNKYGKTYPLGMVTEENDNFRIRILRQGEMSQEVERTGKTVKWGRYLRAPQVFFDLITKGKVCLFRDIAALQRGGLTRINEFFHITQETAAKFNLEDEYLLPLMKSPKETSTIFLNPNDLKLRIFVCRKNKKELEKEGHYGALRYIEWGEKQTYKTGEFKGLTWPEGTWLKKRYPGWWALPDNETQTGQIFWNKDRADRHFTIVSQLPIIPDSTCYFIKADRNIISDMILAAFLNSTICYLFIEIVGRVILGDGVLATKVEEANEYLHIPDPRLLSEDEKKEILSAFEKLSCRQIESIFDEVKQVDRNALDTLILKAMGLDPRQCLKPLYEGLCELVRERIQLGQMRQKARKTKTRVAKAEQKIAEEVLDEIIPEGPRRFPEDFFSPAAAADIKHAVELPPEPILFNNIPLFMEVQAKDGDFRHPVASPAEGKFLVYAQQAGHQVAQVPDKKVEISRTVANYERYLRELRQQLTEAYYRWTLDARAAARLTQSAFNRFHLPTPEE, encoded by the coding sequence TTGAATACGCACGTAGGCGAAATATTTCAACGGTTTCTCGCTCTTTTTCCTTCCGAAGCAGATGCTCTCCTGAGCATTGAGCAGATTCAGTCAGCCGATGCCATTGCCAGCACCAAGACGCCTTATTTTACTGTTCTGATAAAAGGGCGACATTCCCAGGGTGATGAACCTCTGGCTATGGTATTAATGACGCTGCCATCACTGTCAGCCGAGGATCACGCCATCCTGGATTTTGCCAGCCGCCGGGCAAGAGCCTACAAAGCCCCTTTTTTTCTTACCTGGACCCTTCGACAGGCCATCTTATGGCGCACTCCCAAACCTGGAATTCCCGCCAGCCGGGATTCCTTGGAAAAGGTGAAGCAGTATCCCGAATTGTTTGAGGTAGATGCCACTGAGCAGCATCAACAATCTGAACCCGTCAAACTGACTATCCTCAATCGGGGTAAAGAACTGATCCGGGATTTGGAGAGTCTCCATAAAAACGAAGCCCTGGAATTAGTCCAATTAGACGCCACCTATTTTGTGGGCCGTTTATTGGAGGCGGTTCATACTCTCCTGCCCCTGGTGAGTGCCTCCATCCATCAACGTCTCCAGCATGAGATACAATTCAACAAAGAAATTTCGGCCTGGGCTGTCAAACAGGCTATTGCCGGTTCTCCCAGCGATCCGGAGTTTGCCCAAGCCATCGCCCGCCAGATTATTTATCGTCTTTTAGGCAAAGTCCTGTTTTATCAAAGCCTGCGGCGTTCCGCCCGCCATCTGCCGAAACTGGAACTGGATAGGGTTGACACTTCCCAGGTCCTGCCGACCTTACGAGCTGCCTTTACTCAAGCCTTAGCCATAGATTACCATGCCGTATTTGAAGAAGACGTTCCTGACCGGCTGCAGTGGCCTTCCCAAGCCTCCTTGGAATTGGCAAAACTCATTGGGGATTTTAATACCCGAGACTTTGCCCATCTGCCCCAGGATGTCGTGGGAAACGTCTTTGAACGGTTGATTCCACCCGAAGAACGGCATGGTTTGGGCCAATATTTCACCAGTGAAAATCTCTGCGATTTCATTGCAGCTTTTTGCATTCGTTCACCTCATGATACCGTGCTTGATCCGTCCTGCGGCACCGGCACCTTTCTCATCCGGGCTTATGACCGGCTCCGCTGGTTGGGCCGCCATGACCACACCAAACTCCTTTCGCAGATTTGGGGGGTGGACATCGGCCCTTTTCCGGCGGAATTGGCCACTATCAATCTTTTCCGACAACGCATCAGTGAACATGGCAATTTCCCCCGGATCATCTGCCAGGATTTTTTTAGAATCACACCGGGAGAGTGCTTTCCCTTCCCACCCCCAAAAATGGACCTGGATAACCCGCAAACCATCGAAGAACCTTTCCCCCAGTTTGAGGCCATCATTGGCAACTTTCCCTATGTCAGCGCCGATAGAATAGAAAAGTATGAAGCCGGATATTTAGATTTTATCCGTCGACGTCTCCTGAATGGTTGGTTTGAAGATTATCCTCAGCTTTTCTGCCATAAAAATCAGAATGCACAGATAAAGTTTGAGCGTGATATCGCTGAGAATCGTCATAAGCGCAATGACTACCAGAAAAATGGCCTCCAGATTCACATTTCCACGTATGCTGATCTCTACGTTTACCTGTTCTTTCATGCCGCCCGGTTCTTGAAACCCGGCGGCCGCATGGGGATTGTCACTTCCAATGCCTGGCTGGATGTCAATTATGGTTTTGAGCTGCAAAAATTCTTTCTGCAGTATTTCAAGATCGCGGCCATCCTGGAGAGCCGCTGCGAACCATGGTTTACCGAGGCGGCCGTCAATACCATAGTCACGATTTTGGAGCGGTGCGACGTCCCCCAAGATCGGGATGCCCACCTGGTGCGATTTGTCAAAGTCAAGCGGGCACTCAATGACTTGATTCCCGGTGACCCGGTGATCGAAGCCTTGCCCCGATGGCAGCATTTAACCGGACTGGTGCACCACCTGGAAAAGGCCGGAAATAAATATGGCAAAACCTATCCCTTGGGGATGGTTACCGAAGAAAACGATAATTTCCGTATCCGCATTCTGCGTCAGGGGGAGATGAGCCAGGAGGTGGAGAGGACAGGCAAAACGGTAAAATGGGGTCGGTATCTGCGGGCGCCACAAGTATTTTTTGATCTAATAACTAAGGGGAAAGTGTGTTTATTTCGAGATATTGCTGCCTTACAACGTGGAGGGTTAACTCGAATCAATGAATTTTTCCATATAACCCAAGAAACTGCTGCAAAATTCAATCTTGAGGATGAATATCTGTTGCCACTTATGAAAAGTCCCAAAGAAACCAGCACGATATTTTTAAATCCAAATGATCTTAAACTCAGAATTTTTGTTTGTAGGAAAAACAAAAAAGAGTTAGAAAAGGAGGGCCATTATGGTGCCTTACGATATATTGAGTGGGGAGAAAAACAGACATACAAGACTGGCGAATTTAAGGGGTTGACATGGCCCGAAGGTACATGGCTAAAAAAACGATATCCTGGCTGGTGGGCATTACCTGATAACGAAACACAAACAGGACAGATATTTTGGAATAAAGATCGAGCAGATAGACATTTTACGATAGTATCCCAACTCCCTATCATCCCTGATTCCACTTGCTACTTCATAAAGGCGGACAGAAATATTATTTCTGACATGATCTTGGCGGCATTTCTGAATTCCACAATATGCTATTTATTTATAGAAATTGTTGGGAGAGTAATTTTAGGAGATGGTGTCCTGGCGACAAAGGTTGAAGAGGCTAATGAATATCTTCATATTCCCGATCCCCGTTTATTAAGCGAAGATGAGAAAAAAGAAATATTATCAGCTTTTGAAAAATTATCCTGCCGTCAAATCGAATCAATTTTTGATGAGGTTAAGCAAGTTGATAGAAATGCTTTAGATACTTTAATCCTCAAAGCCATGGGCCTTGATCCCAGGCAGTGTTTGAAGCCGCTTTATGAAGGACTCTGCGAATTGGTGCGGGAACGCATTCAGTTAGGTCAGATGCGGCAGAAGGCCAGGAAGACCAAGACCAGGGTGGCGAAAGCGGAACAGAAAATTGCCGAAGAAGTATTGGATGAAATTATACCGGAAGGTCCCCGGCGTTTTCCGGAAGACTTTTTCTCCCCGGCTGCTGCGGCAGATATAAAGCATGCGGTGGAACTGCCACCTGAACCCATATTATTTAATAATATTCCTCTATTTATGGAGGTGCAGGCAAAGGACGGGGATTTCCGGCACCCGGTCGCCTCACCAGCGGAGGGAAAATTTCTGGTCTATGCCCAACAGGCCGGTCACCAAGTTGCCCAGGTCCCTGATAAGAAAGTCGAGATTAGCAGGACCGTGGCTAATTATGAGAGGTATCTGCGAGAGCTCCGGCAGCAGCTAACCGAAGCGTATTACCGCTGGACTCTGGACGCTCGGGCAGCCGCCCGTTTAACCCAGTCAGCCTTTAATCGTTTTCATCTCCCTACCCCCGAGGAATAA
- a CDS encoding transcriptional coactivator p15/PC4 family protein yields MEIAVEDQDLGTIILAVSSELVFSIGSYKGKHYAKIRKFVKTGKYSGPTKAGLSFTGHTLVALIKILQQLQASLPGVQEQEIARLPKTGDREIVVLIMPPDDVQSLPNIDIREYIESANFTGFSKKGVRFNWHKLQDVLALLQVQAQQLQQHEKQTPTLFPEARPEWVNEAEKLNSPASGGKDEVLEKLLPSGPKIFPEDFLDNVQGGAQEVELSSDVLKVEQQSDGTYAVCSEFGFCHGVRNPTEGNYLFYSWLRGKTKVQLPQEMITVFRTVKAYENYLRNLQKSLIQAYERKSGHRPIAEHRVKQVFNRYGLPWIEGS; encoded by the coding sequence ATGGAGATAGCAGTGGAAGACCAAGACCTGGGAACTATAATATTAGCTGTATCATCAGAATTGGTTTTTAGTATTGGGAGTTATAAAGGGAAACACTACGCCAAAATCAGAAAATTTGTGAAGACGGGCAAATATAGCGGCCCTACCAAAGCCGGGCTTTCTTTCACAGGACATACCCTTGTTGCATTAATCAAAATCCTCCAGCAATTGCAGGCCTCATTGCCGGGCGTTCAGGAACAGGAGATTGCTCGGCTGCCCAAAACTGGAGACAGAGAAATTGTTGTCCTCATCATGCCTCCAGATGATGTCCAGTCTCTTCCCAATATCGATATCCGGGAGTATATCGAATCAGCAAATTTCACTGGGTTCAGTAAGAAGGGCGTGCGATTTAATTGGCACAAGCTTCAAGATGTTTTGGCGCTTCTGCAAGTCCAGGCCCAGCAACTCCAGCAGCATGAAAAGCAGACCCCGACCCTTTTCCCGGAAGCCAGACCGGAGTGGGTGAATGAAGCAGAAAAGTTAAATAGTCCCGCCAGCGGAGGAAAAGACGAGGTCCTTGAGAAGCTATTACCGTCTGGGCCTAAAATTTTTCCCGAGGATTTTCTGGATAACGTGCAGGGTGGGGCACAAGAGGTAGAGCTTTCCAGTGACGTTCTGAAGGTGGAGCAGCAATCAGACGGAACCTATGCAGTCTGCTCCGAGTTCGGCTTTTGCCATGGTGTCAGAAACCCCACAGAAGGAAATTATCTTTTTTATAGCTGGCTAAGGGGTAAAACCAAGGTGCAGTTACCACAAGAGATGATAACTGTTTTTCGAACCGTCAAGGCTTATGAAAATTACCTCCGCAACCTGCAAAAGTCCCTTATCCAGGCCTACGAGCGTAAGAGCGGCCACCGGCCCATTGCCGAACATCGGGTCAAACAGGTTTTTAACCGATATGGGCTGCCCTGGATTGAGGGGTCGTAA